The genomic DNA GATGCCGCGCTGCTTGCCGCGACCGGCCACGGAGTATTTGGTGACTGCGGGAAAACCATTGTCCATCAGGGCGGCCAGGACCTCATCCGATTTCTCGGGCCGCACAATCGCTCGTACCATGATCATCATTTTTGCTCTCTCCTATCTCTTCGTAATTACTGACTTTGATCGTTTTTCGGTATTACATCCGCCATATTTCGAGGTTGGTTTTCCCCTGTAGGCACGGAATTCTTTCGAATTCCGCGCCTGCCGGGGCCGCCGACCGGGCGAAATGTTCGGGAGAACTAGGCGGCTTCCATGATGCCGTAGTCCATGAGCAGCTTTTCCAGGTCTTCGATCTCGAGCGGGGTCGGAATAACGAACATCTCGTTTTCGTCGATGGCTTTGGCCAAACCGCGGTACTCGTTGGCCTGAGGAACGTCGCCGTCCCATTCGATAACGGTCTTGCGGTTGATTTCGGCGCGCTGCACGTCGTTGTCGCGGGGAACGAAGTAGATCATCTGGGTGCCAAGCTTGGAGGCAAGTTCGGTAATCAGATCGGCCTCGCGGTCCGTGTTACGGGAGTTGCAGATGAGCCCGCCCAGACGGACGCCGCCGGATTCAGCGTACTTCATGATGCCCTTGCAGATATTGTTGGCCGCGTACATGGCCATCATCTCGCCGGAGCAGACGATGTAGATTTCCTGGGCCTTGCCGTCGCGGATGGGCATAGCGAAGCCGCCGCAAACAACGTCGCCGAGGACGTCGTAGAAGGCGTAGTCCAGCCCTTCCGACTCCTCGTAGGCCCCGAGGGACTCCAGCATGTTGATGGAAGTGATGATGCCGCGTCCCGCACAGCCCACACCGGGCTCGGGGCCACCGGATTCCACACACCAGGTACCGCCGAAGCCGGGCTTGCGGATATCTTCGAGTTCCACGTCCTCGCCTTCCTCGCGAAGGGTATCCAGAACGGACTTCTGAGCCAGACCACCGAGTAGCAGACGGGTGGAGTCGGCCTTGGGGTCACAGCCCACGACCATGACCTTGCGGCCCATTTCCGCCAATCCGGCGACCGTGTTCTGGGTGGTGGTGGACTTGCCGATGCCGCCCTTTCCGTAAATAGCTACTTTCCTCATGGTTTCTCCTCCAGGGTTTTGTTTGCGTCGATGGCCTCATTTGGCAAAGGTCGTGCCAATTTACGCAACTACAAACAACACGCTGTCATATAAGGAGAAATATGAAAGGCATCGGTAAAAACGCTACCTACGAAAAATGTAGGTTGCGACCACTTGACCAGACAGAACTGTAGGAACCTACAAAAACGTAGGCTGATCCATCCTTTTTTTGTAAAAGAATTATGCCTTTAATTACAGCGTGTTATAGAATCCACCCAATTTGGCACCGTTCATGCTGAAGAGGAATCATCACCGGCAACCATCCACAAGGACGAAGCACATGTTGATCGACACCACACTCAGGGAAGGAGCGCAGCTTTTCGGGGCCTACTTTTCCATGGAGGCCAGGGAACGGATCATATCCGGCCTGCTGGCCGTCGGCGTGGAGGAGATCGAGCTCGGCTGGGTCGGACAGGAAGGGCTGGACGAACTCCTGGGCAGGACGAAAAATCGGCGCGGCCGCACCGCCCTGTCCGTCTGGTCGCCCTGCCGCGAAACAGACATCCGTACTGCCGCGAGACTGGGGATCGAACGCATCAACATCGGTGTCCCGGTTTCCGACCTGCACATAGGGGAACGGCTCAAGACCGACCGCGAGGGGCTTCTGGAACGCCTGGCCCGCACCGTGCTCGCGGCCCGTCTCATGGGCATCGGCTATGTGTCCGTGGGGTTGGAGGACGTGTCCAGGGCAGACCGGGACTTCGCCCTCAAGGCGGCTGGTCTGGCGCAAGACGTGGGCGCGTCCCGCATCCGCCTGTCCGACTCACTCGGGCTGCTCTCCCCATCAGGAACCATGGAACTCGTCGCCGCTTTCAGGAGCAAACTTGAAATCGACCTGGCCGTGCATTGCCACGACGACTTCGGCATGGCCACGGGCAACGCCGTTTCCGCGCTGTCCGCCGGAGCGCATTTCGCCGACGCCAGCCTGCTCGGCATCGGCGAACGGTCGGGCATCGCGGCCACAGAGGAGCTGGCCGCTTATCTGGCAATCAAGGAGGAAAGCCATGCGTATGATGTTCAAAACCTTCGCGGACTCTGCCATTTCGTTTCTGAAGCTGCCGGGGTACCGATTCCCCGAACCAAGGCGATCGCGGGCAAGGACATTTTCGCTTGCGAGTCCGGCCTGCACGCGCACGCCCTCAGCAAGTCGCCCGGTCTTTTCGAGCCGTTCGATCCAAGTCGCATCAGCGCGAACCGGATGGTCGCGGTTGGCGGCAAAAGTGGGCGAGCGGCAGTGGCCCGCGCCCTCGCCGACCACGGCCTCGACCTTCCGGAACAGGGTCTCGCGGCCCTTGTCCGCGAAGTAAGGAAACTGGCCTGGGAGCTGGAACGCCCCCTGACCTGCGGGGAACTGACCGAACTCGTCAAAAACTAGGAGGCTCCATGCTCAGGAAGCTGCTTTTCATCTGTCTGTGGCTCTGCGTCCTGTCCGGCACCGCCGCCACCGGTGATGCGCCCCGGCCCGCAACCCCGTCCGAGGCACCCGCGCGCGTCGCGGCCCCATAGGCAAGGCCATGGACGTCTCCTCGCTCCTGGTCACCGGCAAACTGGCCCTTGCGGTCACCCCTGTCCTGCTCGCCCTGTGTATGCCTCTGGCCTACTGGCTGGCCGCGTCCAACGCCCCTTGCAAGCGGTACATTGAGGCGGCGTGCAACCTGCCCATGGTTCTGCCGCCCACGGTGCTCGGCTTCGGCCTGCTCATGGTCATGAGTCCGAAATCCCCCTTTGGAGCGGCCTGGGAAGCCGCCTTCGGCTTTCCCCTGCCCTTCTCCTTCACAGGGCTGGTCCTCGGCTCCCTGGCCTACAGCCTGCCCTTCGGCGTGCTGCCCATGCGCGCGGCCTTCGAAAAAATCGACCCGGGCATCATCGAGGCGGCGCGCTCTTCGGGCATGACCGGCTTGCAGACTTTCCGCCACGTGATTCTGCCCAACGCCGTGGGCGGGGTCACGGCCTCGGCCGCGCTGATCTTCGCGCACACCGTGGGGGAATTCGGGGTGGCGCTGATGCTCGGCGGCTCCATTCCCGGCCGCACCAAGGTAGCTTCCATAGCCATCTTCGAGCACTCCGAGGCATTGGAATACGGCCAGGCGGGCCTGCTCTCCCTGGCCCTGCTGATCGTCAGCTACGCGGCTCTGCTCGTCATCGGACGGTGCAACGCCGCCGGACGCGCCGCGCCGCCCCGGGGCACCGCCCGCCGGACATCCCGACGCGACGCCGATTTTCAAAACGCCAAGAGAGGTTTTCATGCGGACCATATCCACGCAGTACGGTGAACTGATTCCCCAGCACACGGCCGACGACTTGCGGAAACGGGAAATCATGCCCGTTGAGTACCACGCCTCGGGCGGGATCAAGTCCGTTCCCCTGGAAGAACAAACCGTCATCGCCACCTCGGCGGGCGACATCCCCGCCGAACTGGTCTCCTTTCATGAAAACGGCTCCCTCAACCGCATATTTCCGCTGAACGGCAAGCTTTCGGGCTATTGGAGCCAGGACGACGAAGCCGGGTTGTCCGTGCCGATCACGCTGACCACGCCCATGGGCGTGATCCGCGTCCGGATACTAAGCGCGGGCTTTTACGATGACCAGAGCCTGCGCAGCCTGACCCTGTGGCCCGGGGAAACCGTGTCGGTCCCCACCCCGGCGGGGCCTGTCGTGGCGCGCATCGGCGTAAGCTTCACCCGCGACGGCCGGGTGCGCTCTCTGGAACCGGCTAAACCCGTCGCCGTGCCCACCCCGGCCGGGGAAATGACCGCATACGACCCCGATGCCGTGGGCGTGAACGGGGACGCCAATTCGCTGGCTTTTAATGACGAAGGAAAGGTCTGCCGCCTGAGCACCACCCTGAGCGGTCTCATCGCGGTCCACCCGGACGGGCGCACGCACCGCCACGTCCCGCAATACAGAGAGAGCCTGTGCAGTGAAGCCGAACAGGAAGTAGTCCCCATGCGAGTGGAATTCGACGGGGACGAGGTGCGCATCGCGATCAGGCCGGACAGACCGGCCACGATCCTCAAGGGAAAGGGATATGTGTTTTTCGCCGAACCGTTCCTGCCGCAGTTGCCCGACATGTTCACCGGACTGCGCTGTTCGGTGTAGGACCTATTCCAGTCCCTGGCGCATCATGAACCGGAAAACGGTTTCCACGAACTTTCCGGAGACCACGTCCGGCAAGGCGAAATACGGCATGTCGCCGGACACCATGGCTCCGGTGTAGGCGAACCATATCTCGGAAGATATCTTGGCCAGCGCGGGAGTGATGAGGGTCTCCCACAATCCTCCGGCATCATGCTGGTCCAGCCCGAAGGCGCGGCACTGGATGGGACGGTGTTCGAATAGCAG from Pseudodesulfovibrio thermohalotolerans includes the following:
- the nifH gene encoding nitrogenase iron protein, with the translated sequence MRKVAIYGKGGIGKSTTTQNTVAGLAEMGRKVMVVGCDPKADSTRLLLGGLAQKSVLDTLREEGEDVELEDIRKPGFGGTWCVESGGPEPGVGCAGRGIITSINMLESLGAYEESEGLDYAFYDVLGDVVCGGFAMPIRDGKAQEIYIVCSGEMMAMYAANNICKGIMKYAESGGVRLGGLICNSRNTDREADLITELASKLGTQMIYFVPRDNDVQRAEINRKTVIEWDGDVPQANEYRGLAKAIDENEMFVIPTPLEIEDLEKLLMDYGIMEAA
- a CDS encoding LeuA family protein, with the protein product MLIDTTLREGAQLFGAYFSMEARERIISGLLAVGVEEIELGWVGQEGLDELLGRTKNRRGRTALSVWSPCRETDIRTAARLGIERINIGVPVSDLHIGERLKTDREGLLERLARTVLAARLMGIGYVSVGLEDVSRADRDFALKAAGLAQDVGASRIRLSDSLGLLSPSGTMELVAAFRSKLEIDLAVHCHDDFGMATGNAVSALSAGAHFADASLLGIGERSGIAATEELAAYLAIKEESHAYDVQNLRGLCHFVSEAAGVPIPRTKAIAGKDIFACESGLHAHALSKSPGLFEPFDPSRISANRMVAVGGKSGRAAVARALADHGLDLPEQGLAALVREVRKLAWELERPLTCGELTELVKN
- the modB gene encoding molybdate ABC transporter permease subunit, yielding MDVSSLLVTGKLALAVTPVLLALCMPLAYWLAASNAPCKRYIEAACNLPMVLPPTVLGFGLLMVMSPKSPFGAAWEAAFGFPLPFSFTGLVLGSLAYSLPFGVLPMRAAFEKIDPGIIEAARSSGMTGLQTFRHVILPNAVGGVTASAALIFAHTVGEFGVALMLGGSIPGRTKVASIAIFEHSEALEYGQAGLLSLALLIVSYAALLVIGRCNAAGRAAPPRGTARRTSRRDADFQNAKRGFHADHIHAVR